From Pristiophorus japonicus isolate sPriJap1 chromosome 7, sPriJap1.hap1, whole genome shotgun sequence, one genomic window encodes:
- the LOC139266831 gene encoding trace amine-associated receptor 1-like, whose amino-acid sequence MNTNLFETTETVQYCYEFVNGSCPKATQSNSLRFSMYIFMLLIILFTVIGNMLIIISISHFKRLHTPTNYLILSLATADFLLGCLVMPYSMVRSIEGCWYLGQLFCKIHSSCDVMLSTASILHLCFISVDRYYAVCDPLRYKIRVTSFSVQIMIFISWALSAVFAFGLIFLELNIKGIEEFYYNNITCYGSCTLIFSEISGVVASMISFYIPGVIMLCIYCKIYCVAMKQVRSINRITIQIQNITENKRRFSRNSERKAAKTLGIVMGVFLICWSPFFICNTMDAFVNYSTPPVLFDTLVWFGYLNSTFNPIIYGFFFYWFRKAVKIIWTCKIFQPVSSRVDLSCE is encoded by the coding sequence ATGAACACAAATCTCTTTGAGACAACAGAAACTGTTCAATACTGTTATGAATTTGTAAATGGATCTTGCCCTAAAGCAACCCAATCAAACAGCCTTCGGTTTTCAATGTATATATTTATGCTGCTAATAATTCTCTTTACTGTCATTGGTAACATGTTAATCATCATTTCAATTTCCCATTTCAAACGCCTTCACACACCCACCAATTATCTTATTCTTTCTTTGGCCACTGCTGATTTTCTGCTGGGATGTTTGGTTATGCCTTACAGCATGGTGAGATCTATAGAAGGATGTTGGTATTTAGGGCAGTTGTTTTGCAAAATTCACTCCAGCTGTGATGTTATGCTCAGCACAGCTTCAATATTACATCTGTGTTTCATCTCTGTTGACCGTTACTATGCCGTGTGTGACCCACTGAGATACAAAATAAGGGTGACTTCCTTCTCAGTGCAGATTATGATCTTCATTAGTTGGGCTCTTTCAGCTGTTTTTGCTTTTGGCTTAATCTTTTTAGAATTAAACATAAAAGGAATTGAGGAATTTTATTATAATAATATTACTTGCTATGGGAGCTGCACGCTTATATTTAGTGAAATATCAGGGGTGGTTGCCTCAATGATTTCCTTTTACATCCCAGGAGTCATCATGTTGTGTATTTATTGTAAGATTTATTGTGTGGCTATGAAACAGGTCAGAAGCATAAACAGAATAACGATTCAAATTCAAAATATCACAGAAAACAAACGTAGATTTTCACGAAACAGTGAAAGAAAAGCTGCCAAAACTCTAGGAATAGTGATGGGTGTATTCCTGATTTGTTGGTCTCCATTTTTCATTTGCAACACAATGGATGCTTTTGTCAATTATTCAACCCCACCTGTTTTGTTTGACACTCTTGTTTGGTTTGGTTACTtgaattctacatttaatcccataaTCTATGGCTTCTTCTTTTACTGGTTTAGAAAAGCTGTAAAAATAATTTGGACCTGCAAAATATTTCAACCTGTTTCTTCCAGGGTGGACTTGTCCTGTGAGTAA